From Rutidosis leptorrhynchoides isolate AG116_Rl617_1_P2 chromosome 3, CSIRO_AGI_Rlap_v1, whole genome shotgun sequence, a single genomic window includes:
- the LOC139898789 gene encoding transport inhibitor response 1-like protein: MSKNSTSIAGSGPGSGTGDYFTPYPDEVLENVLENVLVFLKTRRDRNAVSLVCKSWYRAEAYTRSDLFIGNCYAVSPQRVLNRFKRIRSVSLKGKPRFADFSLVPADWGAHFTPWASAMASGYRALEKIYLKRMSVTDDDLAMIAHSFANLKELVLVCCDGFGTGGLSVIVSQCRNLRVLELNEDEVSDDEIDWISCFPSEGTSNLESLCFDCVECAINFDALERLVARSPLLKKLRLNRYVSIGQLYRLTLRAPQLTHLGTGSFGQFEGDNQELDSRASFAACKSVVCLSGFREIAPEYLPMIYPVCANLTSLNLSYANINAEQLKPVIRQCHKLQVFWALDSIGDEGLEAVADTCKDLRELRIFPLNPSENAEGLVSEVGLLAISIGCRKLESILYFCQRMTNAAVVAMSENCPNIIVFRLCIIGRYRPDRITGQPMDEGFGAIVKNCKKLTRLAISGLLTDQAFSYIGQYGKLVRTLSVAFNGDSDTGLKYILEGCVSLQKLEIRDSPFGDMGLQSGLHHFYNMRFVWLSSCRVTRQGCLDIATRLPKLVVEVFRRDEEEGGERDDFVETLYMYRSLDGPRADAPQFVKIL; this comes from the exons ATGTCAAAAAACTCAACTTCTATCGCCGGTTCCGGTCCGGGTTCCGGCACCGGAGACTATTTCACACCATACCCAGATGAAGTACTCGAAAACGTACTCGAAAACGTTTTAGTTTTCTTGAAAACACGGCGTGATCGTAACGCTGTTTCATTGGTGTGCAAATCATGGTACCGTGCGGAAGCATACACCAGATCAGATCTGTTTATCGGAAATTGTTATGCTGTTTCGCCACAACGTGTACTTAACCGGTTTAAAAGAATCCGATCTGTTTCTTTAAAAGGAAAACCCCGGTTCGCTGATTTTAGTCTGGTACCAGCTGATTGGGGTGCGCACTTTACCCCTTGGGCTTCTGCTATGGCTTCTGGCTATCGTGCGCTTGAAAAGATTTATCTTAAACGTATGTCAGTTACTGATGATGACCTGGCAATGATCGCTCACTCATTTGCGAATTTAAAGGAACTTGTTCTAGTTTGTTGTGATGGATTTGGTACTGGTGGCCTCTCAGTTATTGTTAGCCAATGCAG GAATCTACGTGTACTGGAACTGAATGAAGATGAGGTATCAGACGATGAAATCGATTGGATATCGTGTTTTCCGTCTGAAGGGACGAGTAATTTGGAATCATTATGTTTCGATTGCGTTGAATGCGCGATTAATTTCGATGCATTAGAGAGACTAGTAGCAAGGTCACCATTGTTGAAGAAGCTTAGATTGAATCGTTACGTTTCAATTGGACAGCTTTATCGGTTGACTTTACGAGCACCACAGTTGACTCATTTGGGTACTGGTTCGTTTGGTCAGTTTGAAGGGGATAATCAGGAACTTGATTCTAGGGCTTCTTTTGCTGCTTGTAAATCGGTAGTTTGTCTTTCGGGTTTTAGGGAAATCGCACCTGAATATCTTCCGATGATTTATCCAGTTTGCGCTAATCTTACGTCGTTGAATCTTAGTTACGCTAACATTAATGCTGAGCAGTTGAAGCCCGTTATTCGCCAGTGTCATAAACTACAGGTTTTTTGG GCACTTGATTCAATTGGTGACGAAGGACTTGAGGCAGTTGCAGATACATGTAAAGATCTTCGCGAGCTTCGTATTTTTCCGTTAAATCCTTCTGAAAACGCCGAGGGGCTCGTTTCCGAAGTGGGTCTCCTCGCAATTTCAATCGGGTGTCGAAAACTCGAATCCATTCTTTACTTTTGTCAACGAATGACAAACGCAGCCGTTGTAGCCATGTCCGAAAACTGCCCTAACATCATTGTGTTTCGGCTATGTATAATAGGCCGGTACAGACCTGACCGAATAACCGGTCAACCCATGGACGAGGGTTTCGGTGCCATTGTAAAAAACTGTAAGAAACTAACTCGGTTAGCCATTTCTGGTTTGTTAACCGACCAGGCGTTTAGTTACATCGGGCAATACGGTAAATTGGTCCGAACGTTATCCGTGGCGTTTAACGGGGACAGTGATACGGGTTTAAAATACATTTTAGAAGGGTGCGTGAGTTTACAAAAGCTCGAGATTAGGGATAGTCCGTTTGGCGATATGGGTTTACAATCGGGTTTGCATCATTTTTACAATATGAGGTTTGTTTGGTTGTCGTCATGTAGGGTTACTCGACAAGGGTGTTTGGATATTGCGACAAGATTACCGAAATTAGTGGTCGAGGTTTTTCGTCGAGATGAGGAGGAAGGAGGTGAAAGAGATGATTTTGTCGAAACGCTTTATATGTATAGATCACTTGATGGACCACGAGCCGATGCACcacaatttgtcaagattttgtgA